A genomic stretch from Serratia entomophila includes:
- the flhC gene encoding flagellar transcriptional regulator FlhC, producing MMVEKSIVQEAKDIQLAMELISLGARLQMLESETQLSRGRLIKLYKELRGSPPPKGMLPFSTDWFMTWEQNIHSSMFYNAYRFLMKSGQCSGVEAVIKAYRLYLEQCPQQAGEAPLLALTRAWTLVRFVDSGMLQLSACSCCGGAFITHAHQPLNGFICSLCQPPSRAVKRRKLSPQLADIIPQLLDEQVKRAI from the coding sequence ATGATGGTAGAGAAAAGTATTGTTCAGGAAGCCAAGGACATTCAGCTCGCCATGGAGCTGATTTCACTGGGGGCCCGTTTGCAAATGCTGGAGAGCGAAACGCAGCTCAGCCGCGGACGCTTGATTAAACTTTATAAGGAACTGCGCGGCAGCCCGCCGCCTAAAGGGATGTTGCCGTTCTCTACCGACTGGTTTATGACCTGGGAACAGAATATCCATTCTTCGATGTTCTACAACGCCTACCGCTTTCTGATGAAAAGCGGGCAATGCAGCGGCGTAGAGGCGGTGATTAAAGCCTACCGCCTGTACCTGGAACAGTGCCCGCAACAAGCGGGAGAAGCGCCGCTGCTGGCGCTGACCCGCGCCTGGACGCTGGTGCGTTTTGTCGACAGCGGCATGCTGCAGCTTTCCGCCTGCAGCTGCTGCGGCGGCGCATTTATCACCCATGCGCATCAGCCGCTGAACGGTTTTATCTGTAGCTTATGCCAACCCCCATCCCGCGCAGTAAAAAGACGTAAACTTTCGCCGCAACTGGCCGATATTATTCCTCAACTGCTGGACGAGCAGGTCAAACGCGCCATTTGA
- the flhD gene encoding flagellar transcriptional regulator FlhD, with the protein MGTSELLKHIYDINLSYLLLAQRLINDEKASAMFRLGIDETMADALAQLTLPQMVKLAETNQLICHFRFNDSQSIERLTKESRVDSLQQIHTGILLSSHLLQELSSKDGGATKKRA; encoded by the coding sequence ATGGGTACGTCTGAATTACTTAAGCATATTTATGACATAAATTTGTCATATTTACTTTTAGCACAGCGTTTGATTAATGACGAAAAAGCGTCGGCGATGTTCCGTTTAGGGATTGACGAAACCATGGCTGATGCGCTCGCGCAGCTTACGTTGCCGCAAATGGTTAAACTGGCGGAGACCAACCAGCTGATCTGCCACTTCCGCTTTAACGACAGCCAAAGCATCGAACGCCTGACCAAAGAGTCGCGGGTGGACTCCCTGCAGCAAATCCATACCGGTATTTTGCTATCAAGCCATTTACTGCAAGAACTGTCGTCTAAAGACGGCGGTGCGACGAAGAAAAGAGCCTGA